Genomic segment of Nocardioides plantarum:
GCTTCGAGACCTGGGACGCAGCGCTCGACGCGTACGACGTACCGCTCGAGGAGCGCAACACGCGCTCGGCCTGCCACGACCCCGAGGGCACCGGTCCACGACTGTTCTTCCAGCAGGTGGCCGAGGCCAAGACGGCCAAGAACCGGGTCCACCTCGACGTCCGCGCGGCTCCCGGCCTGCACGGCGAGGAGCGGATGACGGCGATCGAGGCCGAGGCCGAGCGTCTGGTCGCCGCCGGGGCCACCCGGCTCGCGCGCTTCGAGCCCGACCCACCGCTCAGCCACGGCTTCATCGTGCTCGCCGACCCGGAGGGCAACGAGCTCTGCCTCGACTGACGCGAGGTGCTGCGTGGGTCAGACCAGCAGCTCGAAGGTCACGGTGGCGCCGCCGCCGGGGGTCTCGGAGATGGCGATCGAGCCGCCGTGGGCCTGCACCACGCGTCGTACGGTGTCGAGGCCGATGCCGGAGCCGCGGTCGTCGTCGCTGAGCCGGACCCGCGGCTCGAAGACCCGCTCGCGATCGGCGGCGGGGACGCCCAGGCCGTTGTCGGCGACCGAGACGGCGACCCGGGTGTCGTCGACCCGGGCGGCCGAGACGGCGATGGCCAGCGGGCGCGTCGGGTGGCGGTACTTCGAGGCGTTGTCGAGGAGGTTCTGCAGCACCGAGCGCAGCTGGGTCGCGTCGCCCACCACCGTCGGCAGCGGTCCGCGCGAGACCTCGACCCCGGACAGCGAGCCGGACAGGTCGCTCAGGACGTCGCCGAGCACCTCGCCGAGGTCGACCGGCTCGGCCGACATCGCCCCGCCGAGGCTGGCGTAGGACAGCACCTCGTCGATCAGCGAGGCCATCCGCCGCGACCCGTTGATGGCGCGCTCGAGGAGCCAGACCGCGTCGTCGGCCTGGTCGTCGTCGGCCAGGCGCTCGCGCAGCATCTCCAGCGACATCGACACGCTCGTCAGCGGGGACTTCAGGTCGTGGCTGACCCGTCCGGCGAACGACGACAGCCGCTCGTTGGACTGCGCGAGCTGGCGGCTGCGCAGCGAGAGCTCGAGCACGTCGACGACCCGCTCGGCCAGGGTGCCGAGCGCCT
This window contains:
- a CDS encoding sensor histidine kinase, producing the protein MTDTTGALRRASIDQYDVLGHPPRLELTAIVELAAKVCGTPMATVNLITDTEQHQVAAYGFDAGICRREDSMCAAVLGQDTPLVVPDAREDVRFRDNPFVTGAIGSVRFYASHQLTSLDGVVIGTLCVFDDKPRTLDAEQVEALGTLAERVVDVLELSLRSRQLAQSNERLSSFAGRVSHDLKSPLTSVSMSLEMLRERLADDDQADDAVWLLERAINGSRRMASLIDEVLSYASLGGAMSAEPVDLGEVLGDVLSDLSGSLSGVEVSRGPLPTVVGDATQLRSVLQNLLDNASKYRHPTRPLAIAVSAARVDDTRVAVSVADNGLGVPAADRERVFEPRVRLSDDDRGSGIGLDTVRRVVQAHGGSIAISETPGGGATVTFELLV
- a CDS encoding VOC family protein codes for the protein MSRELQVTFDCADPDTLMRFWCQALGYVPDPPPPGFETWDAALDAYDVPLEERNTRSACHDPEGTGPRLFFQQVAEAKTAKNRVHLDVRAAPGLHGEERMTAIEAEAERLVAAGATRLARFEPDPPLSHGFIVLADPEGNELCLD